The genomic region TTTGAAAGCCGCTTCAGGTAATAGCCGTAGGCGGCTGCAAACAGCATGCAGGCCGTACCGTATTCCCAGCCGTGCTGCCAACGTACGTGCGTACCCAGATAGATGGCGTAGAACGCCACGCCGCACCAAAGGAATGCCAATGCAATCAGAAAGACGTTCGCGCGCATTGCTTCGCGCTGCGTGGCCATGGCCGATCCGTTTTCGGGGCGTTGCCAATGCGGGGCGTTGGTTCGCAGTGCGGCCATGATCATGACAGCCGAGAAAACAGCGGCGGCGACTGCCGAGTCCGCGATCTTCATCAGACGGCAGGCGAGATACATGGCGATGAGAGCTGCGGCGAGTGTCACTGCCAACCAAGGCAGCGATGGGCGCAAGGTCATGATGTCGGAAGCTCCCCCTTTTGGACGGCGCGGTGGCCTGCTCTCGAACCTACATGCGTGAGCGCAGGGCGTCCAAGCTGATAGCTGCAATGGCGAGCGCACCAAAGAAGAAGATGTTGCATCCCGCCCAATCGGCGTGGGTCGCGGCGCGCGGAAACTTGTGATCGACGAATAGGCTGATGACACCGGCCGCCATGCCGATCACCTGAAACTGAAGAAGAAGCCGTCCCATCTTCACCAGCATGGCGTCGTCGCGTCCTGCGGAACGGTCGCGATCGAGAAGGACGGCGAAGCCGATGGTGGCGACGGCAGCGAACAGAAAGCCGATGAAAAACTGCCACCACTCGGCCCAGTGCTTATCCATAACGAAGAGGTACGTGATCAGGATCGCGAGTGCGGCCCAAGCCCAGACCAGAGCCAGATATCGCGCCGTCGAACTGGCGATGGCGCTCATCGGCGCGCCGATGTTCCTCAGCTTCTGGTGATCGCGGATGGCAATCAGGGCGAAGGCAATGCAGATGACCGCGACCGTCGCCAGCTGCAGGGCGGGCTGTTCTGCGGCGGCGGCCAGGACAGTCGCGCAAACAGTAGCCGCGAGAGAAAACAGCCAACCGGTCATGGACAACATTCTCTGGCGGCCTCCCAATTCTGGATCAAAAGCATGTAAGTCGGGATGGACTTAGCGCAAATGGCGGCGCAAAGCGCTGCGACCGGCCGTCGGCGGCGGCTTTTGTGACGGATTCGTTCTTTTCCGGGTGGGCTTCATTGACCGGCGGCCGTTAGGCGGGTATATCCCCCGCAAACCGTGCCTGGAGCGAAAATCCCGGGCCGACGATCAATATCTTCAACCCATTGCCGCGCTTAGCATTTTGCGAATGCGACGGCGCATTCGCAGCAAACGTAAGGACACCCAATGGCAAATACGTCGTCGGCTAAGAAAGCCACGCGCCAGATGATCCGCCGCACCGAAATCAACAAGTCGCGCCGTTCGCGCGTCAAGTCCGAGGTTCGCTCGGTCGAGGAAGCTATCAAGTCGGGCGACCAAGCCAAGGCACTCGCTGCGCTTTCGGCCGCTGAACCGCTTCTCGTGCGCACCGCTCAGAAGGGCGTCATGCACAAGAAGACCGCAGCCCGGAAGGTTTCCAGGCTCGCTCAGCGTGTCAAGGCCATGAGCGCATAACGCACTTGTGAATAAGGGGAGCCAATTTTTCTCCCTGTTGCATATTCGCTACGGTAAAGAGCGGGCCCGCCAACGGGCCCGCTGTTTTTTTATCGTCATTAATCGCCCGGAATCCGGCCCATTGGACGGGATGTTCTGATGCCGGATAAGTTGGGCGCTCCTTCGAGGCAGAGTCGGACGGCAAGAGAAAATGACGTCTGGGTGACGGTCGTGGCGGCGATGCAACCCAGAGTGTGTCGGTGGAAAAAATGCGAATAGAGTCAGATGGTTTATGCACAGAGGTTGCGATGTGACTCGCGTTTTCACCAGTACCTGTGGACAACTTTTGGTACGCCTCAATCGCCCCAATGGCTGCGCTGGGGTGCTTGTCGAAAAGAGGGTTAAGGGATAGTAAATTTCTAGTGGATGGCAGCGGGGTAAAGCGGTCGTTCGCACTGGTAAGTTCGGCGAGCGTAGCATTCGGGTCTTTGAAGCTTTGATGACCCGGACTGTATCGCCAAAATAGATAAAGACCTGCGTTTCAACTTGGGCGTTGCTTTGGCTAGCTCAAGAATA from Hyphomicrobium sp. MC1 harbors:
- the rpsT gene encoding 30S ribosomal protein S20: MANTSSAKKATRQMIRRTEINKSRRSRVKSEVRSVEEAIKSGDQAKALAALSAAEPLLVRTAQKGVMHKKTAARKVSRLAQRVKAMSA